The genomic window GGCGATATTGATGTTGGTCAAGATGGGCGAGGTGCTGCCTTTGTTGACCATCCTTTTCGGATTTGGGAGGTGATTGGCCATGCCATGGTTCTAACACGACAAAATGAGGCAGCTGGGCCTCTCGAAAATGACGACAACACCGTGGTTGGGGTTATTGCTCGAAGTGCAGGTGTATGGGACAACGATAAGACGGTATGCTCCTGTACTGGAAAGACACTgtgggaggagaggagggacGAAGTCCGAAAGGGCATGCTGTAGATGAGTACGTTTTTTGAatgaacttttttttaattaattcGAATGATCGTGCAAGCATCGTACAAACATAACACCTGGTAAGCACAATGTGCTGTTGTCTATGAGACATACATCACACATGGATCATGCTACGGTTTCGAATTGATGGGTGAGGAATCAAGGTATCGTGATGATAATGCTAAATGTTCAAGGCGCAGCATGCACACAGCCCCTGCTGTTGCAAACGTAGTCACTCCTTGATTTACACTTGTGGCATAGTAGCCGAGGGAATGACCGCATAACGTTCATTTCAGTTGACACTGAACCGCATGATATACAAGGTAAATATGCGATGAAGTTGGAAATAATCAAGTTGATTGATTGGCTGCCAGAAAAGCACACTTGCGACTTGTCAAGGGACTGTGCCTGTCGATGACACGCCGTATGTATTGTGATTGCGGGAGCATTGATCTCCCGTGATAATGGCAACGGGAGAATGGCGAGCATTGGGCGGTCTTGGGCCAACTGTCTGCGGTTAGTTTTGATAGTGAAGCTTGGCGGGCCATCTGAGAGCAGGGGACTTTTAAGAATaagaagaaataataaaataaaatacaaaGTTCAATAAAACTAAAAGCAAACATATACTAGTCCCTTTTAACATATTAGCTTAGTTTGGTTGGGCGTGGCGGTCCATGTAACCCCCATATTGATTCCCCTGTCCTAGGAAGTTAATATATTCTAGGTTAGGTAGGTACGTACAGATGCTGTTGGACCACATTTGTGTGCGGTGGCACCACAATCGCATGATTTTTGGTCACGCATTGCTTTCGAGGGCATTATCAGATCAGTGGCTGTaagagaagcagaagaagcacgAAATTTCCTGGTCGTCAGGATTCGAGAATGTTAGAGGTGGCCCCGTCGCAGGGTTGCGTACGCCCACTTGCACCGACTTCTGTTTCGTCTTGTCATCATGCATCGGTTGACAATGTTTATTCACGGTTGCATGCGGTGTGATGAACGTAGGGTTGCCATCCAGATAGCCATACCCTGTACCATGGCCGAAAGGCAAGCAcgaggagagagagggaaGGTGGGAGGGGACCATCATCCATGGGGGGAAGGGGTTTTTTACATATGTGTGTACTTAGTATGTAGCTGGCACATAATAGACCAAGTCATTATCAATATCGGTTAGTGCTTGGCaataactacctaggtacttaagtacttacgTACAGCGATCTTTTTGGATAACGCGGATGCACATTTGTGATATTTGTGACGTTGGAGCTAGCTTGCATCAACCAAAAGGCTTGGTTTATGGACATGTCTCTCATCACAGTCGAATGGATTCATGATGCGAGGTGATGATGCATGTCGGTCACGTATCTTGGCGGGTTAACACAGACCGCCGGCATAATATTGACATGCATGTGCTAGACGATTCTATTGTTGGAACAGACATGGATGGGATGCGGCCAGGCCAGGTCAGGGGAGGCGCGAGGATTGGAATTGAAAAGAAGACTAGTATTagtacgtacctaggtagtactAGACACAACAGTATGCTATGGCGGCGCTTAGTCACTTAATCCCACTGGACAAACGCTTCAGTCAACACTTGGGAACCCCGCTGACACACGGTGGACTTGGGTTCGAAAACGTCATCTTACATGAGGCCTGGCCGCCCCTGCAAATTCTGGACAGTTGGTCTCGAAAGATCCAATGACCTGCCGATGATAGCTCCATGGTGAAGAGCTCAAAACCAGGCAAAATATTAGACTAGTCGTCGGTAGAGGTCGGGTGGAAACACGTGCAAGCAATCTGGGCGTTTCTGAAGGCGGCAGTGCGACAAGCATTGCCTCGACAGACAGCAGACGCCTGGCCAGACTTATACCAGACGGTTTGGTAGCTCTGTACTTGGGCAATTGGGTGGCAAACAGAGGAGGCCAACGGTACGCGCCGTGGCGGGCGGCCTGGAGGGGGATCGATTGGTGAATTGATGCAGGCGAGGCTGGATTTGCACCAATGACAGCGCCTCGCTAGGGCCCTGCAGCAGCATGGCACtagcactccgtactagcTTGACGCCAAAGCCTGGCACCTGGCCAATGCCCAACGCCACTCAACCGCACCTCGCGGCCCGTCTCTGGTGAAGAATGGTGTCTTGGAGGGGATAGAGGCAACGAACCggaggaaaaaaaacttgGTGAAAGAGAAAAACTAAGAGGCGCCTTAGATACTGATACAAACGCAGCGTGAGGAAAAGTGTATCACACAGGTTCTATCCAGTGATCGGGTATGGTGAAAATTTAGTTTACAAATGGCCGATAGGGAACCCGTGATATGGAGACGGCTGATGACGATACACAGGAGAGTTTATATTACTGCCTGAGCGTCAAAGTCTATACAATAGCCTGTAGAGCCTGTGAATATTTTCTGTCACCATTGCATGTAGATGCACTCCGCAGGCTGGCATTCCATGCAAGAAATTTGACAAAGTTTCAATAAACACTAATAAACCCGGCACCTTGAGATTTAAAGCCGCCCCGAAAGTTCGGGAAGGATTTGACGCACAGGCAGGAGGCAGGGCATGGTTATGTGCCAGGTGATGAATTTGTAATTAGATGGGTTACACTGCAGTCAAAAGTTTGATGTTCCTGCGTGCTGCGCGCTGCGGTGCCCAGGGCACATGAAAATATTACGTAGCAAGCGCAGTGCGAATACGTCGTACGGACGTGGTACCAACGTAGGACGAGCCTTGCCCTTATGCAGTGCTTAGTTGCTTGTCCTGACACAGGATCGGGAACCCGTAAAAGACGATCAAGCCAGCCAGACACCTTGAGCTGAACATGCTGAGTGGAACCGTGAAGAATTTCGAGACTAATGGCGACCCTCTGTGGTGATATGCTCAAGTGACGAGTCGATGGACTACGTACGTAGTAACCTACATACAGTCTCGTTCTGGTTCCTGGAGTTAAAGTGTCAAACTCGGCACTCCGCGTGTTCGTTTGATCAGTGTGAACGGTGGCGTCTCTTAGCCTCATCGATGGCCGTAGTGCTCACATATTTGCCAACCAGCACAGGATCGTCGTCCCTCGACTCCACGACACGTCTCGACGCGACGCCGGTGACACGATATCAAGCTGGTGAGGGCTCGACGTGGCACCGGAGCCGTGGTGCCGTGTACGTCGAGACTACTTAAAAACACTCGTCATGCTGCCGACGGGGCATCGCAACCGACTAGGAACACGGACCCGGCGATCATACATCTTGGGCCTGGAGAATGCATTGTGCGCTCTCCGTACACATTCATATTGGcttgtcaagtctggtggcgGCGCTTGATAAAGCACTGATTGATGCGCGTAAAGGATGGGTGGCCAGGGCAGATCGATGACATTCAGACTCAGAATCCAGTTGGTCTAGATGCCGTCAAGTAGCATTCGaacctgcacatgtggaCATTTGGCTCCATAACACTTGGGAACTGGCAGTTGAGCAACGGACATCAGGAACATTAAAGTGCCAGGCATGTGTCTGGTCGGTACGTACCTGGTTTTAGCGAGTGGCCCCCTTGACCCCGGCACCCCCCGGTTCGAAAAATGAagacatggaagaagaggaaagacTTCCCTCACTTCCTCCTTCAGACGTCGTCACCCCCTCGCAAGCCTCAACCCCTGGCCGACTGGGTCCCGAATGGACCCGGTGGGCCTGGTTGAAGACAACTGGAAGCACTGGACTTCAgggatggcggcgccgccacgAGACGCcagacaccagttgacacgaGCTCGAGCGCCCaggtgctgctggcggtTACGGCGTAATGCATTGTGGCATCGTGCATCGTGTGTGGTTGCGTGGTGCCCGTGGGTTTCTCAGTCTGCGGTTTGGTCCTGTCGCCTGTCCAAAGTATCTGGGGGTACCTCACTCGCGTAGGCGCGTACCGTACTGTGCCCAAGTACTCCGCCGTTGCACTAATGTGTATACATACATCAAGTACCTGGGTTCAACCGTGCCGCCaacttctccttggccatgagtccatccatccattcacCATGAATCATCATCCCACTAGTCCCCATGAGTCCAACACCACCGGCTTGGCGGTTCGACCTTGCCAACCTGCCAACCCGCATCCTGGGCCACACCGTCTCGCACAATCCATTCGATGTTGCTCGGTCCTTTATCATTCCCGCCTTTCCCATGCTGCAGCCCATTGTGACCCAAGTATTAGTCGCTCAGACCCATAACTAACGTACGAATAATCTTCTCAtcgtggctgccgccgctcgcCAGCCCCAGAACGCATCTACGCAATCTGCCTGGGAAGCGTTGTCCAGTCTTTTCCGTCCTGTCCAGCTTCTGCCCGAATCCCGCCTCGTCTTTAATTTCCACCAGCCACCGTCGCCAGTCGACAGACGATAAGTCGCCAGCTATCAACTCTTCCTTGAACCAAAGGCCAAAGGGCGCCTCCCAAAACCCATGAAGTCCTTGACAACACCACCAGGCTTCAAGCAACCCAGCTTATAGGATACTTCATCCAGCTCATCAGCCGGTTTCCATCTCCACGGCAGGCAGGGCGCCAATTTGTCCACTTACTACTCTTACTCTGCCTGACAGACGCTCACCTACCAGTCACGTCCCGAAACTGGCCGCCGGCCGCCGGCCACCGACCCTCGACCACAATCCTCAGTGTCACTACTTGCGTCGCCCTGGAGGCGCCTTTTCTCGAAGGGCAACGACGAGTCGTCTAACTTTCCTGCCAGCTACCATCTGTTGCCCGCAACCCCGTTGTCAATAGCCTTCCTGGCTGTCTTGTCACATTATCAATTTTCGCGCCAGATGCGGGTCGCCTAATTCCAGGATTCATTCTTGGCGAGTGGCCAAGAAACCAAGTCTGTGTCGACAAATACTTGGCTTGCTTCGCAGCCTTACTGTCACCGTCACACTCCTAGGGTTCGTTGGCACCGCAGGCGGGCTCTTCCTAACCATTATCTTGGGTTCTACAGCACAGCACGCCGACTTCCCCATATTTTTGTACCAGCACCCCAGCTTGCGAAATCCATTGATAATTTGGAAGGACGGACGAATTGGTGGATATACCTGGAATTTGACGACACTAGCCACCCGCCTCTTTTGATCTCACTTCCGAGGGAAGCTGTCTGGCGCATAGAGGCAAGATATCTTGGTTTCACAGTCTCCGCAGAATCACCCTCATTGACCGCTGGCGCGTCTCTGAGTCGAAATAATCCATCATGTCTTTGAAGCTGGTAAGTACGATCAACGAGGAATGCGACATAGACTTCGTGCTAATCAAGGGGGGTTGGAATAGGAAATCGAGACATGGGTGGCGGCCCTGGCTCGTTATGACAACAATGAGTTCGATGACGCTCTCGGCGAGTTCGACAGGATCGCCGACACAAGCAAGATTCTGTTTAATATGGGTGTTATCCACGCTACACTAGGCGAACATGAGAAAGCTGTGAGTTCCACGCTTCCTTTCCACATTTGCAATCGAGCTGTTTGTTGTATATGTTGGAGGAGTAAATGAGACATGATTATGACGACTAACCATGACTCTACACTTATTGTTCAGGTCGAATGTTATCAGCGTGCCATTCGCCTTGACCAGTATCTCGCTGTTGCATACTTTCAGCAAGGTGTGTCCAATTTCTTACTAGGCGACTTCGAAGAGGCTCTCGCGAATTTCAACGATACGCTATTGTACTTGCGGGGCAATACAATGATCGACTATGCTCAGCTCGGTCTcttatttaagctttattcTTGCGAGGTACTCTTCAACAGAGGCTTATGCTACATTTATTTGCAACAGAGGGAGGCTGGAATGCAGGATCTATCTTATGCGGTGAAGGAGAAGGTTGTAGAGGACCACAATGTTATAGATGAGGCGATCCGCGAAGAGGCTGAAGTACGACTAGTCCCAACTACCCGCGCCAAATGTTTGCGACGGTACTGACAACGAGTGTCGCAGGGATATACCGTTTTCTCTATCCCAGTTGGCGTAGTCTACCGACCAAATGAAGCCAAAGTTCGAAACTTGAAAACCAAGGACTATCTAGGTAAAGCAAGACTAGTAGCTGCGTCAGATCGGTCGAATGCCTTTACTGGTTTTACGGGGTCAGAAATCAAGAATGTAAGTCCCCAGCACCCTTTCGTCTCCTGTACGAGAGCctgacatggccaaggctggtCAGAACGAAGTTAAAGATGACCGGCCGGCGGACAATATTTCCTTTGCCGCAACGAACCTGGTTAAGCCCGGTATTCAGTCACGGCGGCAGCAATCAGAACCCCCAACGAGCCGAAATGTATTTCCACCCACCCCTCCTCCTGAAAATGACCGACCCAATCGCGGAAGTGTTCGGAACGGCTCAAGGCCGACGCCTGCAAAATTGACGATTCAGACGCAAGATATTGGCCGGAAGTACGAGAAAGCTCCTTCCCCCGAAGAAATTCGCGCGACTCGgtctgcatcatcatcagtgTCTCGGGGCTTCTCTAGAAGAGACCTCCCACCAATGCAACGACGCCCAACCAGACCAatcgaggaagaggacgaagcgGACCCGGCTGATCTGTACGACATGTACCAAGGCAGGGGAGGTGGGTCAAGTATGTCGAGAGACAGCCGTCCTTCCACGCGCTCTAGACAGCAGCCTCGATATcctgaagaagacgacggatCAGACTATGATGGCTCTCTTGGCGGAGCTGAGTTTGAAATGGTGTCGAATAATCGCAGGCGCCAAGGCTCGAGATCAGATTCTCGCGCTGCTTCCCGTCGACCTGAGATTCGCAAGATTCGTGTCAAGGTTCATGCCGATGATGTCAGATACCTTATGATTGGCACGGCGATTGAATTTCAAGACTTGGTGGACAGAATAAAAGATAAATTTGGATTGAGACGACGCTTCAagatcaagatcaaggatGAGGATATGCCTGATGGAGACATGATAACTAttggagacgaggacgatTTGGAAATGGCGATTCAGAGTGCAACTAACCAGGCCAAGAGGCAGAGACTAGAAGTTGCTAAGATGGAGGTAAGTTTGATCCAATACTTTCTGATGACTGGCCCAAACACCTTGACCCATCGATGGTACATGGTCGTTGGGGCCTCCTCACAGTACTAGTTTTCCGTACAGTTTGCTAACAAACCAACCAGATTTGGATTTTCGATCTTTAGCTTTATACCCCGGAATTATTATGAAGCACATTCAATGCGGTGAACTGCATTAACAGCATAATTACGAACTAATAATCCAAAATCTACGAAAACAACACTCATGTGAACTGTATACATTTTCACTATATCTTTCAATAACGACTTTATTTTGTTACTCTTCATATGAGTTCTGTTCACAATAACACACCTACTCTTTCACATCTTAATGCGCGAATCGAACAGCGCCGTCCTTCTCTTTGTCTGTTTACCCTCCATTCTTTACTTTTCCGACGGCGCCTTACTTTCACCAAGGTATCAATGAAGTGAAGTAGTTTCGTTTTGTTGCAGATCACGGGATTGTATCCAACCCCCTAGAAACAGAGTTTGAGTGTCTTGCTATAAACTAAAAGCATAATACGGTTGTAAAGCGTTTACTTGCCACTTCTCCTGGATTTGGAAACTTGGTTTGGGTCAGGTCCTCTACCTCTGGCGTCACTAGAGCCTGAAGTCATATTATAGGCTGCCTTCCAGGAAGGGTTTCGGAGCCTTCATACTGAGACGAATGGAATTAGGTTACTATAGCCATACTTCAAATACACTGCTTTCAGTAAACGGCATGATTTTGACCGAGCATTCGGGTGATGTCACCGAAGCAGGGCAACAACTAGTATACAAAATTGAAGAAGCGGATATCCTCTTCGCATATCAGGCTCACTACAATGTAAAGACACTACCCCGAGAAGCTTGCAGGGGTATTGAAATAATAATGCTCCGACCCAAATGGTCAGGCGTGGTTCAGCAATCTCTGTACAGTGTTGAGACGGAAGCGCCACTCATCTCTCCCAAGAAGCATAAACATCCGGGAGCTGCTTTGAGACACGACGTCGTGGCCACCAGCACCCACGAGCCTCAACGTATTGTGCACCGTAATATTGTCGATGCCTTGTCCCTCAAGCGCTGTCCAAATGGCGTCCATCACCTCAGCACCTTGGCTAGCCCAGAGCTTTTTGTCGTCGATCGCAGAGCTAAGCGCTAGTAAAATTCGTTCATCTGGGTTGATCGATGCAAGCGATTGTTTA from Metarhizium brunneum chromosome 2, complete sequence includes these protein-coding regions:
- the NCF2 gene encoding Neutrophil cytosol factor 2, with translation MSLKLEIETWVAALARYDNNEFDDALGEFDRIADTSKILFNMGVIHATLGEHEKAVECYQRAIRLDQYLAVAYFQQGVSNFLLGDFEEALANFNDTLLYLRGNTMIDYAQLGLLFKLYSCEVLFNRGLCYIYLQQREAGMQDLSYAVKEKVVEDHNVIDEAIREEAEGYTVFSIPVGVVYRPNEAKVRNLKTKDYLGKARLVAASDRSNAFTGFTGSEIKNAGQNEVKDDRPADNISFAATNLVKPGIQSRRQQSEPPTSRNVFPPTPPPENDRPNRGSVRNGSRPTPAKLTIQTQDIGRKYEKAPSPEEIRATRSASSSVSRGFSRRDLPPMQRRPTRPIEEEDEADPADLYDMYQGRGGGSSMSRDSRPSTRSRQQPRYPEEDDGSDYDGSLGGAEFEMVSNNRRRQGSRSDSRAASRRPEIRKIRVKVHADDVRYLMIGTAIEFQDLVDRIKDKFGLRRRFKIKIKDEDMPDGDMITIGDEDDLEMAIQSATNQAKRQRLEVAKMEIWIFDL